The Pseudomonadota bacterium genome includes a window with the following:
- the shc gene encoding squalene--hopene cyclase has product MSDEDLQRVIEDATRELRGARREDGHWLFELEADATIPSEYVLLNHFVDEIDDVVETRLAVYIRSRQGAHGGWPLFHGGEFDISCTVKAYLALKLVGDDPEAPHMKRAREAVLAHGGAARCNVFTRTTLALFGQVPWRAVPSMPIEIMYFPRWFPFSLSKISYWSRTTLVPLLALMTLRPQAKNPRNIDIRELFVTPAFQERHYFQGQRGIGRVFLGIDRLLKGYEKIMPMAFRRRGIDRALAWCMTRMNGEDGLGAIFPPMANLLMVLDSLGYPQEHETRKTVRRSLDLLLTKPTDGSQYCQPCVSPIWDTCLAALAMMEAGEEPDGESMRTTNEWMVARQITDVKGDWAETRPDAIAGGWAFQYNNDYYPDVDDTAVVAMALDRADREKYSKPVRRAAAWIEAMQSSNGGWGSFDAENEKYYLNHIPFADHGALLDAPTVDVSARCISFLAQLGYPEDHPVMKKGLDFLLREQEENGSWFGRWGTNYIYGTWSVLCALAAAGVDTDSAPVRKAVAWLESKQRGDGGWGETGDSYYPERTEKSFAKLSTPSQTAWAVLTLLAAGKANSEPVRRGVNFLLSAERSGPKWDETEFTAVGFPRVFYLRYHGYSAYFPLWALARYRSLKDLNDPRTPYGM; this is encoded by the coding sequence GTGTCCGATGAGGACCTGCAACGAGTCATAGAGGATGCCACCCGTGAATTGCGTGGAGCGCGGCGCGAAGATGGGCATTGGCTGTTCGAACTCGAAGCCGATGCGACGATCCCCTCCGAATATGTACTGCTCAATCATTTTGTCGATGAAATCGACGACGTCGTGGAAACGCGGCTCGCAGTATATATTCGCTCGCGCCAAGGCGCACATGGTGGGTGGCCGCTCTTTCATGGCGGCGAATTCGATATCAGCTGCACGGTCAAAGCCTATTTGGCATTGAAGCTAGTCGGCGACGACCCCGAAGCGCCACATATGAAAAGGGCGCGCGAGGCCGTTCTGGCGCATGGCGGCGCGGCGCGCTGCAATGTGTTTACGCGCACAACGCTCGCCTTGTTTGGCCAAGTGCCCTGGCGTGCGGTCCCGTCGATGCCGATCGAGATCATGTATTTTCCGCGCTGGTTTCCCTTTAGCCTCAGCAAGATTTCTTATTGGTCGCGCACCACCTTGGTGCCGCTTCTTGCGCTCATGACGCTTCGTCCGCAGGCGAAGAATCCACGCAACATCGATATCCGCGAATTGTTCGTCACCCCGGCATTCCAGGAGCGCCACTATTTTCAGGGCCAGCGAGGCATAGGGCGGGTCTTCCTCGGCATCGACCGATTGTTGAAGGGCTATGAAAAAATCATGCCGATGGCGTTTCGCCGGCGCGGGATCGACCGAGCGCTGGCGTGGTGCATGACACGCATGAATGGCGAGGACGGACTGGGCGCGATATTTCCGCCGATGGCTAATTTACTGATGGTTCTGGACAGCCTCGGCTATCCGCAAGAGCATGAAACCCGCAAGACCGTTCGGCGCTCGCTTGACCTGCTGCTGACCAAACCCACCGACGGTAGCCAATATTGTCAGCCCTGTGTGTCTCCCATTTGGGACACTTGCCTCGCCGCGCTCGCGATGATGGAAGCCGGCGAAGAACCGGACGGCGAGAGCATGCGAACGACCAACGAATGGATGGTGGCGCGCCAGATTACCGACGTTAAGGGGGATTGGGCTGAAACGCGGCCCGACGCGATAGCAGGTGGATGGGCCTTTCAATATAACAATGATTACTATCCCGATGTCGATGACACGGCGGTCGTCGCCATGGCTCTCGACCGCGCCGATCGGGAAAAATACAGCAAGCCGGTGCGCCGCGCCGCCGCCTGGATCGAAGCCATGCAAAGCTCGAACGGCGGCTGGGGCTCGTTCGACGCAGAAAACGAAAAATATTACCTAAATCATATACCGTTTGCCGATCACGGCGCCTTGCTTGATGCGCCAACAGTCGATGTGAGCGCACGCTGTATCAGTTTTTTGGCGCAGCTCGGTTATCCCGAAGACCATCCCGTGATGAAAAAGGGCCTCGATTTTTTGCTGCGCGAACAGGAAGAGAATGGCTCCTGGTTTGGCCGCTGGGGAACAAATTATATTTATGGCACCTGGTCCGTCTTATGCGCCCTTGCCGCCGCCGGAGTAGATACGGACTCAGCGCCGGTCCGTAAGGCAGTAGCCTGGCTTGAATCGAAACAACGCGGTGATGGTGGTTGGGGTGAAACGGGGGACAGTTATTATCCTGAGCGGACGGAGAAATCCTTCGCCAAACTGAGCACGCCGTCGCAAACCGCCTGGGCCGTGCTCACCCTTCTGGCCGCAGGTAAAGCCAACAGCGAGCCGGTGCGACGTGGCGTTAATTTTCTACTTAGCGCCGAGCGTAGCGGGCCAAAATGGGATGAAACGGAATTTACCGCCGTCGGATTTCCGCGCGTGTTCTATCTTCGCTACCACGGCTATAGCGCCTATTTTCCGCTTTGGGCGCTAGCGCGTTACCGCTCCTTGAAGGACCTCAACGACCCGCGAACCCCTTACGGAATGTAG
- the dxs gene encoding 1-deoxy-D-xylulose-5-phosphate synthase has product MSMPDTPLLDRVNTPQDLKQFSIKEIKQVCDELRTETIDAVSVTGGHLGAGLGVVELTVALHYVFNTPHDRLIWDVGHQAYPHKILTGRRENIRTLRQPGGLYGFTKRSESEFDPFGAAHSSTSISAGLGMSVARELKGEKRNVISVIGDGAMTGGMAYEAMNNAGAMDARLIVILNDNKMSIAPAVGALNAYLSRLLSSHSYRSLREIAKHFSKKLPRPVGEAARKVEEYGRGMVTGGTLFEELGFYYIGPVDGHNIDHLIPILNNVKDDETPGPVLIHVVTQKGKGYEPAESSSDKYHGVAKFNVVTGEQKKGASGPPSYTNVFANALIKEAERDESIVAITAAMPSGTGIDKFTEAFPDRAFDVGIAEQHAVTFAAGMATEGLKPFVTIYSTFLQRAYDQIVHDVAIQSLPVRFAIDRAGLVGADGPTHAGSYDITYLSTLPGFVVMAASDEAELTRMVRTAVEINDRPCAFRYPRGEGTGVEIPEMPAALEIGKGRILREGTSIAILSFGAHLKESLEAADELQAHGLSCTVADARFAKPLDEDMIRRLAREHEVMITIEEGAIGGFAAHVLQFLAKDGLLDHGLKIRPMTLPDRFIAHGTPDGMYADAGLTTIDIVNTALATLGSNSAMADLRA; this is encoded by the coding sequence CTGAGCATGCCGGATACGCCATTGCTGGATCGTGTGAATACGCCGCAGGATCTTAAACAATTCTCGATCAAAGAGATAAAGCAGGTATGCGACGAATTGCGTACGGAAACGATCGACGCGGTTTCCGTAACCGGCGGCCATCTCGGCGCGGGTCTCGGCGTGGTCGAGCTGACCGTCGCGCTCCATTATGTATTCAATACACCGCACGATCGCCTTATTTGGGATGTTGGCCATCAGGCCTATCCACATAAAATCCTGACCGGACGGCGCGAAAATATCCGCACCCTTCGTCAGCCAGGCGGGCTGTACGGGTTCACCAAGCGCAGCGAAAGCGAGTTCGATCCGTTTGGCGCGGCACATTCCTCGACTTCTATTTCTGCCGGCCTCGGGATGTCAGTGGCGCGCGAATTAAAGGGTGAAAAACGCAATGTGATTTCCGTCATCGGCGATGGCGCCATGACCGGCGGCATGGCCTATGAAGCGATGAATAATGCCGGCGCCATGGACGCCCGACTGATCGTCATCCTGAATGACAATAAAATGTCGATCGCGCCGGCTGTGGGTGCGCTCAACGCCTATCTATCGCGCCTGTTATCCAGCCACTCCTATCGCAGCCTGCGTGAGATCGCCAAGCACTTTTCGAAGAAGCTGCCGCGGCCGGTCGGCGAGGCGGCGCGCAAGGTCGAGGAATATGGCCGCGGCATGGTCACCGGCGGCACCTTGTTCGAGGAGTTGGGCTTTTACTATATCGGCCCGGTAGACGGTCACAATATCGATCATCTGATTCCGATTCTCAACAACGTCAAGGACGACGAAACGCCCGGGCCGGTGCTGATCCATGTTGTGACGCAAAAGGGCAAGGGCTACGAGCCGGCGGAAAGTTCAAGCGATAAATATCACGGCGTGGCGAAATTCAATGTCGTCACCGGCGAACAAAAAAAGGGCGCCTCGGGACCACCGAGCTATACCAACGTCTTCGCCAATGCGCTGATCAAGGAGGCCGAGCGCGACGAAAGCATCGTCGCCATTACGGCCGCCATGCCGAGCGGCACGGGCATCGATAAATTCACCGAGGCATTTCCGGACCGGGCTTTCGATGTCGGCATTGCCGAGCAGCATGCAGTTACCTTTGCCGCCGGTATGGCGACTGAAGGGCTCAAGCCGTTTGTCACGATCTATTCGACTTTCCTGCAGCGCGCCTACGATCAGATCGTGCATGACGTCGCGATCCAATCCCTACCGGTGCGCTTTGCGATCGATCGGGCAGGGCTGGTCGGCGCGGATGGCCCGACCCATGCCGGCAGTTACGACATCACCTATCTTTCCACCTTACCGGGATTCGTCGTTATGGCGGCGTCGGATGAGGCTGAATTGACGCGCATGGTGCGCACCGCCGTGGAGATCAATGACCGCCCCTGTGCCTTCCGCTACCCGCGCGGCGAAGGAACCGGCGTTGAAATTCCCGAGATGCCCGCAGCGCTCGAAATCGGCAAGGGGCGCATTTTGCGCGAAGGAACGTCGATCGCGATCCTTTCGTTCGGTGCGCATTTGAAAGAGAGCCTCGAAGCGGCAGATGAATTGCAGGCGCATGGTCTCTCTTGCACCGTCGCCGATGCCCGCTTCGCCAAGCCTTTGGATGAGGACATGATTCGCCGTCTGGCGCGCGAGCATGAGGTCATGATAACCATTGAAGAAGGAGCTATTGGCGGATTCGCGGCGCATGTCCTGCAATTCCTGGCCAAGGACGGCTTGCTCGACCACGGCCTCAAAATTCGCCCGATGACTTTGCCGGACCGCTTCATCGCCCACGGCACGCCAGATGGCATGTATGCGGATGCCGGCCTGACGACGATTGATATCGTCAACACAGCGTTGGCGACGCTGGGCAGCAATTCGGCGATGGCCGATTTGAGGGCCTAA
- a CDS encoding acyloxyacyl hydrolase, translating into MIRRIMVLAGALFLGAMLSGGVAAQDSGAQGSILHEIAAAGSAADFADTRAATSSSERRASAARFSAAVISALANHPQHATAILRTAMASAPRHRKYIATTVVAAFPGYRDLAFREANNPQSASLLVRTSAQTGDSDASEAYGEPERSHEGFGLSAIVIGGGGHDVGVFGNRKESGKDVNMELRFTPFGGWLWDFILSPEPHIGGHYNTDGNTNQLYVGGTWMFDLGWGLFAGGSLGFALHDGETDTDLLDRKELGLPVLFRESLEFGYRFDEHHGLSFHLDHISNAGIDENNEGLDTFGLRYTYRI; encoded by the coding sequence ATGATTCGGCGAATTATGGTACTGGCAGGCGCACTATTCCTGGGCGCAATGTTGAGCGGGGGGGTGGCGGCACAGGACTCCGGTGCGCAGGGCAGTATCTTGCATGAAATAGCCGCGGCGGGCAGCGCCGCTGACTTCGCCGACACGCGCGCGGCCACGTCTTCCTCTGAGCGCCGCGCGTCGGCGGCGCGTTTCAGCGCTGCGGTCATATCGGCATTGGCCAACCATCCTCAGCACGCCACCGCCATATTGCGAACTGCGATGGCATCGGCGCCGCGCCACAGAAAATATATCGCCACTACCGTCGTGGCAGCCTTTCCCGGATATAGAGATCTCGCCTTTCGTGAAGCCAATAACCCGCAATCCGCTTCACTCTTGGTGCGCACATCGGCCCAAACGGGCGATTCCGACGCATCTGAGGCCTATGGTGAGCCAGAGCGATCGCACGAGGGATTTGGCTTGAGCGCCATTGTTATCGGTGGCGGCGGACATGATGTCGGGGTGTTCGGAAACCGCAAAGAATCCGGAAAAGACGTCAATATGGAACTGCGATTCACGCCATTTGGCGGCTGGTTGTGGGATTTCATATTGTCCCCCGAGCCGCATATTGGCGGCCACTACAACACCGACGGCAACACCAATCAGCTTTATGTAGGCGGAACCTGGATGTTTGATCTGGGCTGGGGGCTTTTTGCCGGCGGCAGCCTGGGATTTGCGCTGCATGACGGTGAAACCGATACCGATTTACTGGATCGTAAGGAATTGGGCCTGCCGGTGCTGTTTCGCGAATCATTGGAGTTCGGCTATCGGTTCGACGAGCATCACGGCCTATCGTTTCATCTCGATCATATTTCGAACGCCGGCATTGACGAAAATAATGAGGGTCTGGATACGTTTGGCCTCAGATACACCTACCGTATTTAA
- a CDS encoding DUF1801 domain-containing protein: MEPFQNSEVKDIFGAYPGKLRAKLMRLRHLIFATAAELEDVGPLEETVKWGQPSYLTTESKSGTTIRVDQIKSKPGRYCMMVHCQTSLLATYREFYSDVLRFDGKRCIEFDVEKDPPEEALRHCIELALTYHRNKRRDRLPF, translated from the coding sequence ATGGAACCCTTTCAGAATTCAGAGGTCAAAGACATATTTGGCGCCTATCCCGGCAAGCTCAGAGCGAAACTGATGCGATTGCGCCATCTCATATTTGCGACGGCCGCGGAACTCGAAGATGTCGGCCCCCTAGAGGAAACGGTGAAGTGGGGTCAGCCAAGCTATCTCACCACCGAAAGTAAAAGCGGCACGACAATCCGCGTCGATCAAATCAAATCGAAACCGGGGCGATATTGCATGATGGTTCACTGCCAGACATCTCTACTGGCGACTTACCGGGAATTCTACTCGGATGTTTTGCGCTTTGACGGTAAGAGATGCATTGAATTTGACGTCGAAAAAGATCCGCCTGAAGAAGCGTTGCGCCATTGCATCGAGTTGGCGCTGACCTACCACCGCAACAAGCGCCGTGATCGGCTGCCGTTTTGA
- the cutA gene encoding divalent cation tolerance protein CutA — protein MKPVLRCITTAKQAEAKEITQSLLEARLIASANIIPGVVSLYRWHGKIEEAAVQQTEAMHSYECPRILVLPVASGSRCYFDRIADETCDLK, from the coding sequence TTGAAACCTGTCCTCCGTTGCATCACCACTGCGAAGCAGGCGGAAGCAAAAGAGATCACGCAGTCGCTATTGGAAGCGCGCCTGATCGCATCGGCGAACATCATCCCTGGCGTCGTTTCTCTCTACCGTTGGCACGGCAAAATTGAAGAGGCGGCAGTGCAGCAGACCGAGGCAATGCATAGCTACGAATGCCCAAGAATCCTTGTTCTACCGGTGGCGTCTGGCAGCCGGTGTTATTTCGATCGGATTGCCGACGAGACTTGCGATTTGAAATAG
- a CDS encoding NAD-dependent epimerase/dehydratase family protein, with translation MTTLITGATGFLGSAVVRLLVAEGREVRALVRGASDSRNIEGLDIERVTGDLTDSASLKAAAKGCDALYHVAADYRLWIPKPKEIYDINVEGTRNLMRAAGEAGVARIVYTSSVAVLGLTKDGTPADEDLPVGVGDMTGHYKRSKYLAEQAVREMVVRDGLPAVIVNPTAPIGARDIKPTPTGRIIVDFVNGRMPAYVDTGLNLVHVDDCARGHLLAFERGKSGERYILGGENLTLRDILLALGRITGRPAPGLRLPNRLLMPLAYVAEGWCRVTGTETRLTVDSLKMARKHMFFSSQKAAQELGFSSRSAEQALTEAIHWFGQNGYFKSQVSSAIRSK, from the coding sequence ATGACCACGCTGATCACCGGCGCAACCGGATTTCTCGGCTCCGCCGTGGTGCGTTTGCTTGTGGCCGAGGGCCGAGAAGTCCGCGCGCTTGTCCGCGGCGCAAGCGACAGCCGCAATATCGAAGGTCTCGACATCGAGCGCGTGACCGGCGATCTCACCGATAGCGCTTCGCTCAAGGCGGCGGCGAAAGGTTGCGATGCCCTCTATCACGTCGCTGCGGATTACCGCCTGTGGATCCCGAAGCCGAAGGAAATTTATGACATCAACGTGGAAGGCACGCGAAATTTAATGCGCGCGGCGGGAGAGGCTGGTGTGGCCCGCATCGTCTATACCTCCAGCGTTGCCGTGCTCGGCCTCACCAAGGACGGGACACCCGCCGACGAAGACCTGCCGGTCGGCGTCGGCGATATGACCGGCCATTACAAGCGCTCGAAATATCTCGCCGAGCAAGCGGTGCGCGAGATGGTCGTTCGTGACGGCCTGCCGGCAGTGATCGTCAATCCCACCGCGCCGATCGGTGCACGCGATATCAAACCGACGCCAACCGGGCGGATCATTGTTGATTTCGTCAATGGCCGCATGCCGGCCTATGTCGATACCGGTCTCAATCTGGTGCATGTCGACGATTGCGCGCGCGGCCACCTGCTTGCGTTCGAACGCGGAAAATCGGGAGAACGCTATATTCTCGGCGGTGAGAACCTGACTTTGCGCGATATTCTGCTCGCCCTCGGGCGCATCACCGGCCGCCCGGCGCCGGGTTTGCGCCTACCGAACCGTCTTCTCATGCCGCTAGCCTATGTCGCCGAAGGGTGGTGCCGTGTAACCGGCACCGAAACCCGATTGACCGTGGATTCTCTGAAAATGGCGCGAAAGCACATGTTCTTCTCGTCTCAAAAGGCTGCTCAGGAATTAGGGTTTTCGTCGCGCTCGGCCGAACAAGCGCTGACGGAGGCGATCCATTGGTTCGGCCAAAACGGCTATTTCAAATCGCAAGTCTCGTCGGCAATCCGATCGAAATAA
- a CDS encoding CDP-alcohol phosphatidyltransferase family protein: MTDRPQLEQSPEKAQRKGPWDQRIARFLVRPLVRTRVTPNHITTLRLLSGLGACGCLAYGETPLIHWGAGLFALSNFVDHMDGELARLSGKSSRIGHLYDLASDVVVHIFLFVSIGIGLSDSWLGDAAWIMGIIAGISVSGLFALFQYLETRMGQKQAGLPRYAGFEVEDVLYLIGPAIWGGGLIPILILATIGAPLFGVWALIRYRREIFWPQRTAPE; the protein is encoded by the coding sequence ATGACCGATCGACCGCAACTAGAACAGAGCCCGGAGAAGGCGCAGCGCAAGGGACCGTGGGACCAGCGCATCGCGCGCTTTTTGGTGCGCCCCTTGGTGCGTACACGGGTCACGCCCAATCACATCACCACTTTGCGCCTGTTATCGGGGCTGGGCGCTTGCGGTTGCCTGGCCTATGGCGAGACACCGCTGATCCATTGGGGGGCAGGGCTGTTCGCGCTCTCCAATTTTGTCGACCACATGGATGGCGAGTTGGCACGCCTGAGCGGCAAAAGCAGCCGCATCGGCCATCTCTACGATCTCGCTTCCGATGTGGTGGTCCATATCTTTCTGTTCGTGTCGATCGGTATCGGCTTGTCCGATTCCTGGCTTGGCGACGCCGCCTGGATCATGGGAATCATCGCCGGTATTTCGGTCAGCGGCCTGTTCGCCCTGTTCCAATATCTCGAAACCCGCATGGGACAGAAGCAAGCCGGCCTGCCGCGCTATGCCGGCTTCGAGGTCGAAGATGTGCTGTATCTGATCGGCCCGGCGATCTGGGGTGGCGGCCTCATACCGATACTTATTCTGGCCACGATCGGCGCGCCGTTGTTCGGGGTATGGGCGCTTATCCGCTACCGCCGCGAAATATTCTGGCCACAAAGAACCGCGCCCGAATGA
- a CDS encoding phosphocholine cytidylyltransferase family protein: MRAVIFAAGLGSRLGGAAEDMPKVLLRFANRSLLERHLTQLGALGIEEITLGVGHGAAHIAAELARLNAGKVELVHNPDYREGSVVTMAVLERAMTRGGDVLLMDGDVLYDRRMLERLLASPHRNLFLLDRDVEPGEEPMKLAIAAGHPVDFRKILERAHEYYGESVGFFRFDESAARDLSAAARQIISKGGRSDYMEEAIRDVLLVSPKGRFGFEDITGLPWIEIDFAADLARAENEILPRLIAVDR, translated from the coding sequence ATGCGGGCCGTGATATTCGCCGCCGGCCTTGGTAGCCGGCTCGGCGGTGCGGCGGAAGATATGCCCAAGGTCTTGCTGCGCTTCGCCAACAGAAGCCTGCTGGAACGGCATCTCACCCAACTCGGCGCTCTGGGCATCGAGGAAATCACCCTCGGCGTCGGACATGGCGCGGCCCATATCGCGGCCGAGCTAGCGCGCCTGAATGCCGGAAAAGTGGAACTGGTGCACAACCCGGATTACCGCGAAGGCAGTGTCGTCACCATGGCGGTACTTGAGCGTGCGATGACACGCGGCGGCGATGTTCTTCTCATGGACGGCGACGTGCTCTACGACCGACGCATGTTGGAACGGTTGCTCGCCAGCCCACACCGAAACCTCTTTCTGTTGGACCGCGACGTCGAACCTGGCGAGGAGCCAATGAAACTCGCAATTGCCGCTGGCCATCCGGTAGATTTTCGAAAAATCTTGGAACGGGCGCATGAATATTACGGTGAGTCGGTCGGTTTCTTCCGCTTCGATGAATCCGCGGCGCGAGACCTCTCGGCGGCGGCCCGACAAATCATCTCCAAGGGCGGACGCAGTGATTACATGGAGGAAGCCATCCGCGACGTGCTCCTCGTCTCACCCAAAGGCCGTTTCGGCTTCGAGGACATCACCGGCCTGCCCTGGATCGAAATCGATTTCGCCGCGGATCTGGCGCGGGCGGAGAACGAAATCCTGCCGCGACTGATTGCGGTAGACCGCTAA
- the hpnD gene encoding presqualene diphosphate synthase HpnD, with the protein MVSADQAGNLPTDFDGLPIPATDDPKQYVAEVTRASGSSFFLPMMLLPRPRREAMLALYAFCRETDDVADEIEDSALSSALIKAWAEEIEALFAGHPNHPVSHALVTPIERYGLSKGLFLDILEGFEMDRSGAMLRPTLAELERYCYCVACCVGLLSVEIFGYRSPAIPDFALHLGHAFQLTNILRDVAEDAERGRIYLPAELLAKHGLENVTPDEIIHAPGVEKVCAEVGAMARRRFLEAARAMPTSERRRMRPALLMRGVYEPYLDRIEAGGFRVDGPRIKFGKLQKLSMVFSALLRTL; encoded by the coding sequence ATGGTAAGCGCCGATCAGGCGGGAAATCTGCCGACGGATTTTGACGGCCTGCCGATACCGGCGACCGACGATCCCAAACAATATGTCGCCGAAGTGACGCGCGCGTCAGGCTCGTCTTTCTTTTTGCCCATGATGCTACTGCCGCGGCCCAGGCGCGAAGCCATGCTGGCGCTGTACGCGTTCTGCCGAGAAACCGACGATGTCGCCGACGAGATCGAGGATTCCGCCCTTTCCAGCGCGCTAATCAAGGCCTGGGCGGAGGAGATCGAAGCGCTGTTCGCCGGGCATCCCAACCATCCGGTGAGCCACGCACTGGTCACACCGATAGAGCGCTACGGATTATCGAAGGGTCTATTTCTCGACATTCTCGAAGGCTTCGAGATGGATCGTTCGGGCGCCATGCTGCGTCCCACTCTGGCCGAATTGGAGCGCTACTGTTATTGCGTCGCGTGCTGCGTCGGCTTGCTCTCGGTAGAGATATTCGGCTATCGCTCACCCGCTATCCCGGACTTCGCCCTCCATCTCGGGCATGCCTTTCAGCTCACTAATATCCTGCGCGATGTGGCCGAGGATGCCGAGCGCGGGCGCATCTATCTACCGGCCGAACTGCTCGCCAAACACGGGCTGGAGAACGTCACGCCGGATGAGATCATCCATGCACCCGGCGTAGAGAAAGTTTGCGCCGAGGTCGGTGCGATGGCGCGCCGGCGTTTTCTTGAGGCCGCTCGCGCCATGCCGACTTCAGAGCGCCGCCGTATGCGCCCGGCACTGCTGATGCGCGGCGTTTACGAACCCTATCTCGACCGGATCGAAGCCGGCGGGTTTCGAGTCGACGGCCCGCGCATCAAATTCGGCAAGCTGCAGAAATTATCGATGGTCTTTTCGGCCCTGCTGCGCACACTTTAG
- a CDS encoding squalene/phytoene synthase family protein gives MADQIEPGENARQLIDANTENFPVGSFLIPREFRPHVHAFYIFARQADDIADSPDITAPEKVTRLKAVQRALGVDETSLPDWALPYHQSLLASGKTPANGRDLLSAFIQDATKLRYHDWADLIDYCMRSAASVGRVMLDIHGERDADIEGSDALCCALQMLNHLQDCKKDYLALDRVYLPEPWLKEAGGSVEDLRLDSATPAVRRVIDRCLDETETLLRRADAMPRSVRRRGLRWESAFILKLAWALAGRLRREDPIAGRVEVSKAGWLACGLRGILGAW, from the coding sequence ATGGCGGATCAAATCGAACCCGGCGAAAATGCGCGGCAATTGATCGACGCCAATACGGAAAATTTTCCTGTCGGATCATTTCTTATCCCGCGCGAGTTTCGCCCGCACGTTCATGCCTTCTATATATTCGCCCGCCAAGCCGACGATATTGCCGATTCACCGGATATCACGGCGCCGGAGAAAGTGACGCGGCTCAAGGCGGTGCAACGCGCCCTTGGTGTCGATGAGACGTCCCTGCCGGACTGGGCGCTGCCCTATCATCAAAGCTTGCTGGCGAGCGGCAAAACGCCGGCCAATGGGCGCGATCTGCTTTCCGCCTTCATCCAGGACGCAACTAAGCTGCGCTATCACGACTGGGCTGATTTGATCGATTATTGCATGCGCTCCGCGGCGTCCGTCGGCCGAGTGATGTTGGACATTCACGGGGAGCGAGACGCGGATATCGAGGGCTCGGACGCGCTTTGTTGCGCCTTGCAGATGCTCAATCATTTGCAAGATTGCAAAAAGGACTATCTGGCGCTCGACCGCGTATATTTGCCTGAGCCGTGGCTCAAGGAGGCTGGCGGCAGCGTTGAAGATCTGAGGCTGGACAGCGCGACACCGGCGGTGCGCCGGGTGATCGACCGTTGCCTGGACGAGACTGAAACATTGTTGCGGCGCGCCGACGCGATGCCGCGCAGCGTGCGCCGCCGTGGCCTGCGCTGGGAGAGCGCATTTATCCTCAAGCTCGCTTGGGCATTGGCGGGTCGGCTAAGGCGGGAAGATCCGATTGCCGGGCGCGTCGAGGTGAGCAAAGCTGGCTGGCTGGCCTGTGGCCTGCGCGGCATTCTCGGCGCATGGTGA